From Pseudomonas sp. AN-1:
ATCTTCGCCGTCGGCGACCGCGTCGAGAAGCGCGTGCCGATGACCCGCCTGCGCGCCAAGATCGCCGAGCGTCTGGTCGAAGCCCAGTCCACCATGGCCATGCTGACTACCTACAACGAAGTCAACATGAAGCCGATCATGGATCTGCGCAACAAGTACAAGGACCTGTTCGAGAAGAAGCACAACGGCGTGCGCCTGGGCTTCATGTCCTTCTTCGTCAAGGCCGCCACCGAGGCGCTGAAGCGCTTCCCGGGCGTCAACGCCTCGATCGACGGCAACGACATCGTCTACCACGGCTACTCGGACATCGGCGTGGCCGTCTCCAGCGACCGCGGTCTGGTGGTTCCGGTGCTGCGCAATGCCGAGCTGATGAGCCTGGCCGAGATCGAAGGCACCATCGCCGGTTACGGCCGCAAGGCGAAGGAAGGCAAGCTGACCATCGAGGAGATGACCGGCGGCACCTTCACCATCTCCAACGGCGGCGTGTTCGGCTCCCTGCTGTCCAGCCCGATCGTCAACCCGCCGCAGACCGCCATCCTCGGCATGCACAAGATCCAGGAGCGCCCGATGGCCGTCAACGGCCAGGTGGTGATCCTGCCGATGATGTACCTGGCGCTGTCCTACGACCACCGTCTGATCGATGGCAAGGAAGCGGTCAGCTTCCTGGTGACCATCAAGGACCTGCTGGAAGATCCGGCCCGTCTGCTGCTGGACGTCTGATCCCGCGCTTCTCCCACGACGGCCCCTGACAGAGGGGCCGTCCGGTTCATCCCAAAAGGATCGAGAGTTATGACCCAGAAATTCGACGTAGTGGTGATTGGCGGTGGCCCGGGCGGCTACGTGGCGGCCATTCGCGCAGCCCAGCTGGGCTTCAAGACCGCCTGCATCGAGAAGTACAAGGGCAAGGATGGCAAGACTGCCCTGGGCGGCACCTGCCTGAACGTCGGCTGCATTCCCTCCAAGGCGCTGCTGGACAGCTCCTGGAAGTACCACGAGGCCAAGGAAAGCTTCGGCGTCCACGGTATCGAGGTGAAGGACGTCAAGATGGACGTCCCGGCGATGATCGACCGCAAGGCGAACATCGTGAAGAACCTGACTGGCGGCATCGCCAGCCTGTTCAAGATGAACGGCGTGACCCTGATCGAAGGCCACGGCAAGCTGCTGGCCGGCAAGCAGGTCGAAGTCACCGGCGAAGACGGCAAGGTCGAGGTGCTGGAAGCCAGCAACGTGATCATCGCCTCCGGCTCCAAGCCGATCGACATCCCGCCGGCACCGGTCAACCAGGACACCATCGTCGATTCCACTGGCGCCCTGGAGTTCCAGAGCGTGCCGAAGAAGCTGGGCGTGATCGGCGCCGGCGTCATCGGCCTGGAGCTGGGCTCGGTGTGGGCCCGCCTGGGTGCCGAAGTCACCGTGATCGAGGCCCAGGACAAGTTCCTGCCGGCCATCGACGAGCAGGTCGCCAAGGAAGCCCAGAAGCTGCTGACCAAGCAGGGCCTGGACATCCGCCTGAACGCCCGCGTCACCGGTTCGGAAGTCAAGAAGAAGCAGGTCACCGTGTTCTTCACCGACGCCAACGGCGAGCAGCAGCTGACCTTCGACAAGCTGATCGTCTCCGTCGGCCGCCGTCCGGTGACCCAGGACGTGCTGGCTGCCGACAGCGGCGTGACCCTGGACGAGCGCGGCTTCATCTTCGTCGACGACCAGTGCGCCACCAGCGTGCCGGGCGTGTACGCCATCGGCGACGTGGTGCGCGGCCCGATGCTGGCCCACAAGGCCTCGGAAGAGGGCGTGATGGTCGCCGAGCGCATCGCCGGCCACAAGGCCCAGGTCAACTACGACCTGATCCCGTCGGTCATCTACACCCACCCGGAAATCGCCGCCGTCGGCAAGACCGAGCAGCAGCTGAAGGCCGAGGGCGTCGCCGTCAACGTCGGCGTGTTCCCGTTCGCCGCCAGCGGCCGTGCCATGGCTGCCAACGACACCCACGGTCTGATCAAGGTCATCGCCGATGCCAAGACCGACCGCGTGCTGGGCGTCCACGTGATCGGCCCGAGCGCCGCCGAGCTGGTCCAGCAGGGCGCCATCGCCATGGAATTCGGCTCCAGCGCCGAAGACCTGGGCATGATGGTGTTCTCGCACCCGACCCTGTCGGAAGGCCTGCACGAGGCCGCTCTGGCGGTGAATGGCCACGCCATCCACATCGCCAACCGCAAGAAGCGCTGACGCGCCTGGCGCCGGCTGACACCTTCGTCAGCCGGCCCCGCAACGGCCCCTGGCGGCGGAAGTCCGGTACTTCCGCTGCCAGGGGCCGTTGTCGTTTCGGGCGGTTGCGCGGAGCGGAAAGCCCATTCCAGAGCTCTAGCCACTGAAGTGCATTCCCGGTTAGGATTCGGTCGCCAATACTTACAACTAAAGTGGTATGGAAAGATGAATCTTCACGAATATCAGGGTAAGCAGTTGTTTGCCGAGTATGGGCTGCCGGTGTCCCGGGGCTACGCAGTCGATACTCCGAAGGAAGCAGCCGAGGCCTGTGACAAGATCGGCGGCAGCGAGTGGGTGGTGAAAGCCCAGGTGCATGCCGGCGGTCGCGGCAAGGCAGGCGGCGTCAAGCTGGTTCGTAGCAAGGATGAGGCCCGCGCGTTCGCCCAGCAGTGGCTGGACCAGCGCCTGGTGACCTACCAGACCGATGCCAACGGGCAGCCGGTCAGCAAGATTCTGGTCGAGGCCTGCACCGATATCGCCAAGGAGCTGTATCTGGGTGCGGTGGTCGACCGCTCCTCGCGGCGCATCGTGTTCATGGCCTCCACCGAAGGCGGCGTGGACATCGAGAAGGTCGCCCACGAAACCCCGGAGAAGATCCTCAAGACCACCATCGACCCGCTGGTCGGCGCGCAGCCGTTCCAGGGCCGCGAGCTGGCCTTCAAGCTCGGTCTCAAGGGCGATCAGGTCAAGCAGTTCGCGCAGATATTCGTCGGCCTCGCCCAGCTGTTCCAGGACTACGACCTGGCCCTGCTCGAGGTCAACCCGCTGGTGATCAAGAAGGACGGCAACCTGCACTGCCTGGATGCCAAGCTCAACATCGACGGCAATGCCCTGTACCGCCAGCCCAAGCTGCGCGAGATGCAGGACCCCTCCCAGGACGACCCGCGCGAGGCCCACGCCGCCAAGTGGGAGCTCAACTACGTGGCGCTGGACGGCAACATCGGCTGCATGGTCAACGGCGCCGGCCTGGCCATGGGCACCATGGACATCGTCAACCTGCACGGCGGCCGCCCGGCCAACTTCCTCGACGTCGGCGGCGGCGCTACCAAGGAGCGCGTCACCGAAGCGTTCAAGATCATCCTCTCCGACAGCAACGTGCAGGCGGTGCTGGTGAACATCTTCGGCGGCATCGTGCGCTGCGACATGATCGCCGAGGGCATCATCGGCGCGGTCCGCGAGGTGGGCGTCAAGGTGCCGGTGGTGGTGCGTCTGGAAGGCAACAACGCCGATCTGGGCGCCAGGGTACTGGCGGATAGCGGTCTGAACATCATCGCGGCGAGCAGCCTGACCGACGCTGCGCAGCAGGTCGTCAAGGCCGCGGAGGGCAAGTAATGAGCATCCTGATCAACAAGGACACCAAGGTCATCTGCCAGGGCTTCACCGGCAGTCAGGGCACCTTCCACTCCGAGCAGGCCCTCGAGTACGGCACCCGCATGGTCGGCGGCGTGACTCCGGGCAAGGGCGGCACCACCCATATCGGCCTGCCGGTGTTCGATACCGTCAAGGATGCCGTGGCCGCCACCGGCGCCACCGCGTCGGTGATCTACGTGCCGGCGCCGTTCTGCAAGGACTCCATCCTCGAGGCGGCCTTCGGCGGCATCCAGCTGATCATCTGCATCACCGAAGGCATCCCGACCCTCGACATGCTCGAGGCCAAGGTCAAGTGCGACGAGCTGGGCGTTCGTCTGATCGGCCCGAACTGCCCCGGCGTGATCACCCCGGGCGAGTGCAAGATCGGTATCATGCCCGGCCATATCCACCTGCCGGGCAAGGTCGGTATCGTGTCGCGTTCCGGCACCCTGACCTACGAGGCGGTGAAGCAGACCACCGACGCCGGTTTCGGTCAGTCCACCTGCGTGGGCATCGGTGGTGACCCGATCCCGGGTTCGAGCTTCATTGATATCCTCAAGCTGTTCGAGGCCGACCCGCAGACCGAGGCGATCGTCATGATCGGCGAGATCGGCGGCAGCGCGGAGGAGGAGGCGGCGGCCTTCATCAAGGCCAACGTGACCAAGCCGGTGGTGTCCTACATCGCCGGCGTCACCGCGCCGCCCGGCAAGCGCATGGGCCATGCCGGCGCCATCATCTCCGGCGGCAAGGGTACCGCGGACGAGAAGTTCGCCGCCCTGCAGGATGCCGGGGTGAAGACCGTGCGCTCGCTGGCCGATATCGGCAAGGCGCTGGCCGAAGTGACCGGCTGGACCATGAAATAAGCTCCGGTGGAGCGGGCTTGACGGAAGGAGCCACCTGCGGGTGGCTCTTTTCGTTGTGCCTGGCGCCGGATTCCGTTCCCACTTTCTGGTTGTGTGCATGAATCATTTGAAAACCGTCGATGTCCTGGGTCTGGGCTTCATGACCTTCGCGCTGTTCCTCGGGGCGGGCAACATCATCTTCCCGCCGAGCGCCGGCCTCGCCGCTGGCGAGGCCATGTGGAGCGCGGCCCTGGGCTTCCTGCTCACCGGCGTCGGCCTGCCGCTGCTCACCGTGGTGGCCCTGGCCCGGGTGGGCGGCGGCATGGCGCAGCTCACTGCGCCGCTCGGCAAGAGCGCCGGCCTGCTGTTCGCCGTGACGGTCTACCTGGCGATCGGTCCGCTGTTCGCCACGCCGCGTACCGCGGTGGTGTCGTTCGAGATGGGCATCGCGCCGCTGGCCGGCAGCGGCAGCCTCGCGCAGGCCCTGTATACCCTGGTGTATTTCGCCCTGGTGCTGTTCCTCGCCCTCAATCCCGGGCGTCTGCTCGAGCGCGTCGGCAAGCTGATCACCCCGGTGCTGATCGTCGCCCTGCTGGTGCTCGGCGGCGCGGCGGTGTTCGCCCCGGCCGGTACGGTCGGCGCCACCGCACCCGACTATCAGGCGGCGCCACTGATGCAGGGCTTCCTGCAGGGCTACCTGACCATGGACACTCTCGGTGCGCTGGTATTCGGCATCGTCATCGCCACTGCCATCCGTGACCACGGTGTGGGCATGGCGCACCGGGTCACCCGCTATTCGATCCTCGCCGCGCTGATCGCCGCCATCGGCCTGGCGCTGGTCTACCTGGCGCTGTTCCGTCTCGGCGCCACCAGTCACGCCATCGCCGGCGATGCGCAGAACGGCGTGCAGATCCTCACCGCCTACGTGCAGCACACCTTCGGCATGGCCGGCAGCCTGCTGCTGGCGCTGGTCATCACCCTGGCCTGCCTGACCACCGCCGTCGGCCTGATCACCGCCTGCGGCGAGTTCTTCAGCAACCAGTTCCCGGTGTCGTACCGCACGGTGGTGATCGTGGTCAGCCTGTTCAGCCTGCTGGTGGCCAACCTCGGCCTGACCCAGCTGATCAGCTTCTCGGTGCCGGTGCTGGTCGGCCTGTATCCGCTGGCCATCGTGCTGGTGCTGCTCAGCCTGACCGACGGCCTGTGGCTGCATCCGCCGCGGGTGTTCCGCCCGGTGATGGCGATGACCCTGGTGTTCGGCGTGTTCGCCGGCCTGGACGCCGCCGGCCTGAAGGCCCTGGTGCCGGGCTGGCTCGGCAGCCTGCCGCTGGCCGAGCACAGCCTCGGCTGGCTGCTGCCGGCGTTGCTGACCCTGCTGGGCGCGATGATCTTCGACCGCCTGCGGGGCTGCCCGCCGGTGCGCGCGTAATCCGGCTGGTGCCTCCGGCAAGGGTGCCGGAGGCACAGGCGCAGCATACAAGGAGTTGTCATGACCATCGACGCGCACTACCTGCCCCATGTGGCCGCCCTGGCCTGGTTCATCCTCTGCTGGCTGGGCTACACCCGCTACGCGATCTGGAAGGGCAAGGACACCCCCTGCCTGGCCAGCGTGATGCACCTGTACCGCGAGGACTGGATGCGCCGCCTGCTGATGCGCGACAACCGCATCGCCGATGCCAACGTGATCGGCAACCTGGAGCGCAACGCCTCGTTCTTCGCTTCCAGCACCCTGATCATCCTCGCCGGCGTGCTGACCGTGCTCGGCTCCACCGAGCGGGCGGTGTCGGTGCTGGAAGGCCTGCCGTTCGTGCAGGAGGTCAGCCGCGAGCTGTCGGAGATCAAGATCATCTGCGTGGCGCTGGTGTTCATCTACTCGTTCTTCACCTTCAGCTGGTGCATGCGCCAGTACAACTTCGCGGCGATGATGGTGGGGGCGGCGCCGATGATCTCCGAGCGCAACGTCACCGAGGCGGAGCGCCGCGCCTTCGCCGAGCGCACGGCGCGGGTGATCTCGCTGGCCGCCAACCAGTTCAACCTGGGGCTGCGTTCCTACTATTTCGGACTGGCGACCCTGGCCTGGTTCATCAATCCCTGGGTCTACATGCTGGCCACCGCCGGGGTGGTGTTCGTGCTGTACCGGCGCGAATTCCATTCCGACGTGCTGGAGGTGATGGCCTACAGCCCGGCACCGCTGGGCGAGCCGGCCAGGGACAGGATGGAGTAGCGCAGGGAGGAGGAGCGCCGCCCCGCCCGGTCGCGCAGACCGGGCGGGCGGCAGGGTGGGGGTTACTGCTGCTTCTGTTCTTCGGCAGGGGCGGCCTCTCCGGCCTTGTCCTGCATGGCGGCGCCTGCATCCTGCATCGTCTTGCCGGCTTCCTCGACGGCAGCGCCTGCCTTCTCGGTCATTTCGGCTGCCTTCTCCTCGACGGCAGCGCCTGCCTCCTTGGCAGCCTCGCCAGCCTTCTGCACGGCGGTGGCGGGCGCCTGGGCGGCGGAGCCGCTTGCCGACTCCACCTTGTCTTCAGGCTTGTCGCCACAGGCCGCGAGGCCGAGGGTGGCGGCAAGCAGCAGGGCGTAAGTCAGGGGCTTTTGCATGTTGGTGCTCCTTGGGAGTATCCGAATCAGGTGAAAGGCGAATGCCGGTCAGATTCAGGTGTAGTGCAGCATCGGGAGGCTGGCAAATCGCCTGCCGAGGCTCGTCCTGCACGGCTTTCCCCGTTCCTCGCAACAACTGGGACGAGTATCGGGGAAGCTCCATTCGCTCATCTGATGAGAGTGCCATTTCGGGCAAAGGTTCCGGGCCGAACCCCGATGTATCGGCGCTTGGGCTGCTGTCGTCGAAGCGGGTATCATGCGATGCCGTTCGTCCGCCAGAATGCCGGCGGGGTTTCCTAGCAGACAAGGTCCTTCGATGAGTCAACTTCTCGTGCTTGAGCGCGGCAACCGCTTCACGGTCGACCAGCCATGATGTCTTCTTTCCCCTCCCGCCACCTGCGGAAGCCTGCCTGATGGATTCCTTGCTGATAGTCGCTGGCCTGCTGCTGATCCTGTCCGGCCTGTTCTGGCTGGTGGCCAGTGCCTTCGCCACCAGTCTGCTGTGGGGGTGCGGCAGCCTGCTGCCGCCGCTGCCGCTGTTGTTCATCCTGCGCCACTGGCGCCGCGCGCGCAGCGCCGTGATGCTGATGGGCCTGGGCTGCATTCCGCTGGTGGTGGGTTTCACCATGCTGGCCGGCCACGATCCCGACCGCCTGGCCGCCATCCTCAGCCTGCGCTGGCTGGAGCCCGAGCCCAAGGCCGCTGGCGGCCTGGAGATCCGCCTGGGCGGCGAGTTCAACGGCAAGCCCTTCGCGCCGGATCTGGGCGAACTGATCGATGGCGCCCTGGTGCTGCGCGAGGGCGACGATTCCTTCGCCCGGCGCGATCTGCGCATCCGCCTGCCCGCCCATGACGGCGGCGAGCTGCGCGTCGACGTGCTGCCGGAGGATCACGGGACGCTGCCGGAAATCGAGCTCGACTGGCTGCTGCCCGACCAGGACCAGCCCGAGTCTCGGCGCATCGTCGACGGCTACACCCTGCATCTCGACCTGCGGCCGGTACCGCCCAACCGGCTGCGTGGCGACTTCCACCTGGTGCTGCCGCCGGCCTTCCGAACCTCGCTGAGCGGCGAGGTCGAGCTGTACACCGACCGCCTGCGCTACCGCGACGGGCGCGTGGATACCCGCCACAACACCGAGGAAACCATCGCCTGGCTGGTCACCGACTACCTGCAGCGCAGCACCCGGCAGCGCGACCTGGTGCTGGAGCCGCTGCCGGCGCTGGACCTGGACGGCGAGCAGCTGCAGCTGGAAGTGCTGGCGCGGGTGGGCGGGGTGCTGCGCCGCTTCGACGTTGCCCTGCGGCGCAGCGAGCTGCAGGGCTGGCATGTGCAGGGCGACCAGGCGCCGGCCCTGCCGCGGCCCAGCGAGGAGGAGCTGCGTCGCACCGCGCCGGTTCCCACCACTGTGGTCCGCGGCGAGCCGCGCCCGCTCGACCGGCGCATCGGCTTTTCGCTCGAGCGCCTGCTCACCTCGCCGAGCCGCTACCAGGGCGTGCGTGTCCACGTGGTCACCGAGCGTGGCCGCAGTGCCGAAGGGCGATTCGACGGACTCAACCCCGAAGGGCGTCTGGTGATCCAGCATTCGCTGGGCGGCCAGGGCGAAGCCAGCTTCATCCTGCGGCCGAGCGAGGTGGCGCAGATCCAGCTGCTCGAGCCCTGAATCCGGGCTTTCGCGGCAAGCCCTTGAAATTCCGGGCGAAGTCTCCATATCCACGGCATTCGCCGCAGACGCGGCTTTGTCATCCGTGGAGTTCGCATTCATGAGCGTGGAGACTCGCAAAGAGACCCTGGGTTTTCAGACTGAAGTGAAGCAACTGCTTCACCTGATGATCCATTCCCTGTATTCGAACAAGGAGATCTTCCTGCGCGAGCTGATCTCCAACGCCTCCGACGCCGCCGACAAGCTGCGTTTCGAGGCGCTGGCCAATCCGGCGCTGCTGGAAGGCGGCGATCCGCTGAAGATACGCCTGAGCTTCGACAAGGAGGCGCGCACCGTCACCCTCGAGGACAACGGCATCGGCATGAGCCGCGACGAGGTGATCGCCCACCTCGGCACCATCGCCAAGTCCGGCACCGCCGACTTCCTGAAGAACCTCTCCGGCGACCAGAAGAAGGACTCCCAACTGATCGGCCAGTTCGGCGTGGGCTTCTACTCGGCGTTCATCGTCGCCGACCAGGTTGACGTCTACACTCGTCGCGCCGGCGCCGCTGCCAGCGAGGGCGTGCACTGGAGCTCGAAGGGCGAGGGCGAGTTCGACATCGCCAGCATCGACAAGGCCGAGCGCGGCACCCGCATCGTCCTGCACCTGAAGGCCGATGAAGCCGAGTTCGCCGACGGCTGGCGCCTGCGCAACATCGTCAAGAAATACTCCGACCACATCGCCCTGCCCATCGAGCTGCCGAAAGAGCAGTTCGGTGAAGAAAAGCCGGCCGAGCCCGAATGGGAAACCGTCAACCGCGCCAGCGCGCTGTGGACCCGCCCGCGCAGCGAGGTCAAGGACGAGGAGTACCAGGAGTTCTACAAGCACGTCGCCCATGACTTCGAGAATCCGCTGTCCTGGAGCCACAACAAGGTCGAGGGCAAGCTCGAGTACACCTCGCTGCTCTACGTGCCGGGCAAGGCGCCGTTCGACCTCTACCACCGCGAGGCGCCCAGGGGCCTCAAGCTCTACGTGCAGCGCGTGTTCATCATGGACCAGGCCGACCAGTTCCTGCCGCTGTACCTGCGCTTCATCAAGGGCGTGGTCGACTCCAACGACCTGTCGCTGAACGTCTCCCGCGAGATCCTGCAGTCCGGCCCGGTGATCGACTCGATGAAGTCGGCGCTGACCAAGCGCGTCCTCGACATGCTGGAGAAGCTGGCCAAGGACAAGCCGGAGGACTACCAGACCTTCTGGAAGGCCTTCGGCCAGGTGCTCAAGGAAGGTCCGGCGGAAGACTTCGCCAACAAGGAGAAGATCGCCGGCCTGCTGCGCTTCGCCTCCACCAGCGACGCCAGCGGCGAGCAGAGCGTGGCGCTGGCCGACTACCTCGGCCGCCTGAAGGAAGGCCAGGACAAGATCTACTACCTCAGCGGCGAGAGCTACGCCCAGGTCAAGAACAGCCCGCACCTGGAAGTGTTCCGCAAGAAGGGCATCGAGGTGCTGCTGCTCACCGACCGCATCGACGAGTGGCTGATGAGCTACCTGCCGGAGTTCGATGGCAAGCAGTTCGTCGACGTCGCCCGCGGCGATCTCGATCTCGGCAAGCTGGACTCGGAAGAGGACAAGAAGGCCCAGGAAGAGGTGGCCAAGGCCAAGGAGGGACTGATCGAGCGCCTCAAGGGCGCGCTGGGCGAGCAGGTCGCCGAGGTGCGCGTCTCCCACCGGCTGACCGACTCGCCGGCGATCCTCGCCATCGGCGAGCAGGATCTCGGTCTGCAGATGCGCCAGATCCTCGAGGCCAGCGGGCAGAAGGTGCCGGAGTCCAAGCCGATCTTCGAGATCAACCCGCAGCACCCGCTGATCGAGAAGCTGGATGCCGAGCCCGACGAGGACCGTTTCGCCGACCTGTCGCACATCCTCTTCGATCAGGCCGCACTGGCCGCCGGCGACAGCCTCAAGGACCCGGCCGCCTACGTGCAGCGCCTCAACAAGCTGCTGGTGGAGCTGTCGGCCTGAACGGCTGAACCCCGCCCGCGGTGGTCCTGAAGATGCCGCTCGCCCTCCGGGGCGGGCGGCATTTTTCATGGTGGCGGAAAAGCGCGAGCGTCATCGCTTCGTCATGAAAAGGTCATAGGCTCGCCGCATCGCAACGAAGGAGAGCCACATGCGACTGTTCAAGATGGGGGCGCTGGCGGCGCTGGGGTTGGTGTCCGGTCTGGCCATGGCCGAGGTGCGGGTCGAGGGGCCGGTGGAGTACGGCGTGTTCGCGACGCCCGAGCGCGAGGTGCAACCGGGCGAGCGGGTGCTGCTGCGCAACAACCAGCAGATCCGGCAGACCGCAGAAATTCCCGCCCGGCTCGGCACCAGGTTCGGCCTGCGCCTGACCCTGAGCGGCAAGCAGGCGGACGACGTGCCGCTGACCCTGCTGTACCTCACCCCCGGGGTGGTGACGCCTGACGGCCAGCGCCACGACCGCTTCGAGGTGGTGCAGAAGCTGGCGCCCGGCGCCAGCCAGGAGGTGATGGCCTTCGAGTTCAGCGAGCCGCACGAGGTGGTTCCGGGCGAGTGGCACTTCCTGGTGTTCCAGGGCGACCGCAAGCTGGCCGAGCAGCGCTTCAGCGTGCGCTGAGTGGTGCAAGACGACGAAGCCCGGCGCAGCTGCTCCGGGCTTCGTCGTCTCTGGACTCAGGCCAGGGTGGTCAGCAGGTTGGTTCCGTGCAGGAGGTTGTCGGCCAGCGGGCAGCGCCGTTCGATTTCCTCCAGCACCGCCTGCTTTTCCTCGCGACTGAGGTCGGCGTCGAGCTCCACCTTGACCCGCAGGGCCTGGAAGCCCGGGCGCACGTCGCTGCGCCGGCCCAGCAGGCCGTCGGGATCGTAGTCGGCCTCGATCTCGAACTGCATGCCGCGCAGCTCGAACTTGCGCTGGTGGGCGATGAAGCGGCCGATGGTACCGAAGCAGCCGGCCACCGCGGCGAGGATGATCTCCAGCGGCGTCGGTCCCAGGTCCTGGCCGGCGGCGTTCTTCGGCTGGTCCATGCGGATCACGTGGTTGCCGGCGGCCACGGTGATGGTGAAGGCGTTATCGAGGCTGCCGCTGGCGCGGATGGTCTTCAGGGTCATGGGATGTCCTTGCGTTCGGAAGGGAGTCATCACTCTATACCCTAGGGGGTATGTGCTGCCAGCGGCAGGGAAGTGGCGGAGGGCGGAAACGACGACGGCACCCGAAGGTGCCGTCGTGGATGGTGCGGGAGCGGCTTACTCGCCGGTCCAGCGCTTCAGGACCAGGGTGGCGTTGGTGCCGCCGAAGCCGAAGCTGTTGCTCATCACGGTGTTGAGGGTGACGTTCTCGCGGGTCTGGGTGACGATCGGCAGATCGGCCACTTCCGGGTCCAGTTCCTCGATGTTGGCCGAGCCGGCGATGAAGTTGCCTTCCATCATCAGCAGGGTGTAGATCGCTTCCTGCACGCCGGCGGCGCCCAGCGAGTGGCCGGACAGGCTCTTGGTCGAGCTGATCGCCGGGGCCTTGTCGCCGAACACGGTGCGCACGGCCTTGGCTTCGGCGACGTCGCCGACCGGGGTCGAGGTGCCGTGGGTGTTCAGGTAGTCGATCGGGGTGTCGACGGTGGCCAGCGCCTGCTGCATGCAGCGCACCGCGCCTTCGCCGCTCGGGGCGACCATGTCGTAGCCGTCGGAGGTGGCGCCATAGCCGACCACCTCGGCATAGATCTTCGCGCCGCGGGCCAGGGCGTGGTCGAGGGCCTCGACCACCACCATGCCGCCGCCGCCGGCGATGACGAAGCCGTCACGCTTGGCGTCGTAGGCGCGCGAGGCCTTCTCCGGGGTGGCGTTGTACTGGGTGGACAGCGCGCCCATGGCGTCGAACAGGAAGCTCTGGCTCCAGTGCTCCTCTTCGCCGCCGCCGGCGAACACGATGTCCTGCTTGCCCATCTGGATCTGCTCCATGGCATTGCCGATGCAATGGGCGCTGGTGGCGCAGGCGGAGGAGATCGAGTAGTTGACGCCCTTGATCTTGAACGGGGTCGCCAGGCAGGCGGACACGGTGCTGCCCATGGTGCGCGGCACGCGGTACGGGCCGACGCGCTTGACGCCTTTCTCGCGCAGGGTGTCCAAGGCTTCCATCTGGTTGAAGGTGGAGGCGCCACCGGAGCCGGCGATCAGGCCGGTACGCGGGTTGGAGATCTGTTCCTCGGACAGGCCGGCATCCTTGATCGCCTGCTCCATGGACAGGTAGGCGAAGGCGGCGGCGTCACCCATGAAACGGTAGACCTTGCGGTCGATCAGGGCTTCGAGGTCGAGGTTGACGGAGCCGGAAACCTGGCTGCGCAGCCCCATGTCGGCGTACGACTGGTTGAAGCGGATGCCGGATTTGCCGGCGCGCAGGTTGGCGGAAACGGTCTCTTTGTCAGTGCCGAGGCAGGACACGATGCCCATCCCGGTGATTACGACGCGACGCATGCGGGTAACCCTTAGAAGCTGTCAGTGGAAGTGAACAGGCCGACGCGCAGGCCTTCGGCACTGTAGATCTCGCGGCCATCGACGCTGACGGTGCCGTCGGCGATGCCGAGGATCAGCGAGCGACTGATGGTGCGCTT
This genomic window contains:
- a CDS encoding MFS transporter produces the protein MDSLLIVAGLLLILSGLFWLVASAFATSLLWGCGSLLPPLPLLFILRHWRRARSAVMLMGLGCIPLVVGFTMLAGHDPDRLAAILSLRWLEPEPKAAGGLEIRLGGEFNGKPFAPDLGELIDGALVLREGDDSFARRDLRIRLPAHDGGELRVDVLPEDHGTLPEIELDWLLPDQDQPESRRIVDGYTLHLDLRPVPPNRLRGDFHLVLPPAFRTSLSGEVELYTDRLRYRDGRVDTRHNTEETIAWLVTDYLQRSTRQRDLVLEPLPALDLDGEQLQLEVLARVGGVLRRFDVALRRSELQGWHVQGDQAPALPRPSEEELRRTAPVPTTVVRGEPRPLDRRIGFSLERLLTSPSRYQGVRVHVVTERGRSAEGRFDGLNPEGRLVIQHSLGGQGEASFILRPSEVAQIQLLEP
- the htpG gene encoding molecular chaperone HtpG codes for the protein MSVETRKETLGFQTEVKQLLHLMIHSLYSNKEIFLRELISNASDAADKLRFEALANPALLEGGDPLKIRLSFDKEARTVTLEDNGIGMSRDEVIAHLGTIAKSGTADFLKNLSGDQKKDSQLIGQFGVGFYSAFIVADQVDVYTRRAGAAASEGVHWSSKGEGEFDIASIDKAERGTRIVLHLKADEAEFADGWRLRNIVKKYSDHIALPIELPKEQFGEEKPAEPEWETVNRASALWTRPRSEVKDEEYQEFYKHVAHDFENPLSWSHNKVEGKLEYTSLLYVPGKAPFDLYHREAPRGLKLYVQRVFIMDQADQFLPLYLRFIKGVVDSNDLSLNVSREILQSGPVIDSMKSALTKRVLDMLEKLAKDKPEDYQTFWKAFGQVLKEGPAEDFANKEKIAGLLRFASTSDASGEQSVALADYLGRLKEGQDKIYYLSGESYAQVKNSPHLEVFRKKGIEVLLLTDRIDEWLMSYLPEFDGKQFVDVARGDLDLGKLDSEEDKKAQEEVAKAKEGLIERLKGALGEQVAEVRVSHRLTDSPAILAIGEQDLGLQMRQILEASGQKVPESKPIFEINPQHPLIEKLDAEPDEDRFADLSHILFDQAALAAGDSLKDPAAYVQRLNKLLVELSA
- a CDS encoding DUF3859 domain-containing protein — encoded protein: MRLFKMGALAALGLVSGLAMAEVRVEGPVEYGVFATPEREVQPGERVLLRNNQQIRQTAEIPARLGTRFGLRLTLSGKQADDVPLTLLYLTPGVVTPDGQRHDRFEVVQKLAPGASQEVMAFEFSEPHEVVPGEWHFLVFQGDRKLAEQRFSVR
- a CDS encoding OsmC family protein translates to MTLKTIRASGSLDNAFTITVAAGNHVIRMDQPKNAAGQDLGPTPLEIILAAVAGCFGTIGRFIAHQRKFELRGMQFEIEADYDPDGLLGRRSDVRPGFQALRVKVELDADLSREEKQAVLEEIERRCPLADNLLHGTNLLTTLA
- the fabB gene encoding beta-ketoacyl-ACP synthase I; the encoded protein is MRRVVITGMGIVSCLGTDKETVSANLRAGKSGIRFNQSYADMGLRSQVSGSVNLDLEALIDRKVYRFMGDAAAFAYLSMEQAIKDAGLSEEQISNPRTGLIAGSGGASTFNQMEALDTLREKGVKRVGPYRVPRTMGSTVSACLATPFKIKGVNYSISSACATSAHCIGNAMEQIQMGKQDIVFAGGGEEEHWSQSFLFDAMGALSTQYNATPEKASRAYDAKRDGFVIAGGGGMVVVEALDHALARGAKIYAEVVGYGATSDGYDMVAPSGEGAVRCMQQALATVDTPIDYLNTHGTSTPVGDVAEAKAVRTVFGDKAPAISSTKSLSGHSLGAAGVQEAIYTLLMMEGNFIAGSANIEELDPEVADLPIVTQTRENVTLNTVMSNSFGFGGTNATLVLKRWTGE